The segment TTCATCCAGAACCCCTGGTGGGCCATCGCGGGCTGCCTGGGCACCGTGATGTCCACCCTGGCAGCCCTCATCCTGAGTCAGGACAGGTGAGCCCCGGGAAACCCAGGGTCTGGGTGCCAGGCCAGAGGTCCTCCCTGAGGGGACCACTTGCCAACCACCCATCCCCTCACTGCTTGGCTCCCTGCTCAGAAACCCCTAGAAATAAGGTCATTCATGACTCAAAACAACCATTCCCTGCTTATGTTTAACAACTAGTCTCAGAGAATGTGAGGGGTCACTGTCTCTCCTCCCCGTGCCCAGCGGGGCTAGGCTGGAAGGTGTGTAGTCAGGTCTCAGCTGAGAGAAATCTGAGTCAGAAGGAAAACCAGGGAGGAAGCGCCCCCTCCATTAGGCCATGGGGAGCCCTCCCCTCACCAGCCTCCCCCCCCCCGACCTCCCCAGATCTGCCATCGCAGCCGGACTTCACGGCTACAATGGGGTCCTGGTGGGGCTGCTGATGGCCGTGTTCTCGGACAAAGGCGACTATTACTGGTGGCTTCTGCTCCCCGTCATCCTTATGTCCATGACTTGGTAAGTGTGCTTCTGAGGCTGTCAGTGCAGTGCGAGGGCTGCCAAAATTTTGTCCCCAACTCCATGACCATGATCGTGCCATTTTTAAAGCAGCATTTCCGTAGTTTGCACGGCAGAAACAGCAGCTGGAAAGAATGACTCACACTATTCAGCGATGGCACGTGCTAGGTGACCTGTGTCCAGTGTCTCACTACCTGCCACCCTTTACTCTCTGCCCTGTGCCAGAGCCCAGGGCAAGGAGGGAGCCCCACAGAGGCTGAGAGCCACAGCACAGGGGCCTGTCCGTTTCAGGAAATCTCATTCTTCCTGCTTCcctgccgcccccaccccgccccaccccctacATTGTGTTTCCCTGTCCTGGGGCCCCCTGACCAGACCTAGACAACCTCCCAGTGTCAACTGAAGGCCCAGCCCCGAAGAGAGGCCTCGGTGTGCCAGACCCCAGCTACCCCTCACCTGCAGATCGCAGGGCACCCAGCCAGGAGAGCGCTTCGCGTCTCAAcaaacgtttgttgaatgaatgaatgtgattCCCTCCCCATCAGTCACTCCCCCAACCTGTCTCCTCTCCTCATGCCCAAGGAGGTGCGCTCCACGACCCTTCAGGGGAGTTCTGTGGCTCCCTGCCTCAGGACTTCCCCCAAAAAGCCCTTCTTCTGAGGCTGAGTCTGGACACCAGCCCAGGTGCCGTGTGGGGCAAAGGGAGGAGACCCGGGGAATGGCTGCTCAGGGCAGTCAGGCTGGGAGAGGATGCCAGCAGGTGGCTTTTCCCTGGGAAGGCTCCAGGAGCCCCCCAGTCTGCTCAGCCTAGCATCAGGGCTGGGGGCACTTCTCAAACAGTATCTCCCGTGCTTCTCCATCAGCCCCATCCTCTCCAGTGCCCTGGGCACCATCTTCAGCAAGTGGGACCTCCCAGTCTTCACGCTGCCCTTCAACATCGCCGTGACCCTGTACCTGGCGGCCACAGGCCACTACAACCTCTTCTTCCCCACGACACTGCTGCAGCCCATCTCCTCCGTGCCCAACATCACCTGGTCGGAGGTCCAGGTGCCCTTGGTAGGTATCGCGGACGGCAGAAAAGTACCATCTGTCCAAACTCGATGCCAAAGCAGCATTTATGTGCTGTGCACATCAGAAACATCCACGAGTGTTACCTGTCACCAGCTATGCGGGCCGAGGCACTCTGCAGACACTCCCTCTCCAGCCACCagctgcttcttttctgtttccgaGAGCTAAAAGGGCCATTTCTGGCCCCACCCTGTGCACAAAGAAGCTAAGGCCAGGTGAAGAGCCTGCCTGAGGTCGCCCTGATTAGTGAGGGTCAAAGTCAAGACCAGAGCTCCAGCCTTCTGACTTCCAGACTGGGGTtctatgattcttttttttatttaagtctttgTGATGCTTTATTCCAGTTTCAGTCAAACCTGTGCTGTGTATTGTTTTTCACTCAATGTCCTTGAATCACTAAGGACGCGCGCATCACACTGCCACCTGCTGGCTGCAGGAGTCTCTGCTCCAGCTCCAGAGCGGACTGTGTCAGCTCTCCGGGGCATGCCCGCCCTTGCCAGCGCAGGTGTCCCTCTGTTAAGAAATATCTATATAACAGAGCTCTTAACATTTTTTGTAAGTATTCTGTATAGTCTGGACGTCTACCAAGAGAAGTAAGAAACTACACCAACGCGTTAAATCAGCACGGAGCACGTGCCCTTCAGCCTTCTTACCTAACACATGGGCTTGTAGAAGGCACTTTGTCTCGGAAGTAATGGTGCCAAGTTTCTCTGAGCAGGTCAAGCAGACAACAGCGTGGCGTGGTGGAAAGAGCCCTGTATTTGCCCAAGACACGTTATTTAGGAAGAGACATACTCGCCTCAGCCCCATCCTTGTCtatccacgtgtgtgtgcgtgaggACCTTCAGGATCCAGAGGTGACAGAAGGAACCATGTTGGCAGTTCAGACCCTCAGATTTCCCTTTCTTGATAGTAACCCAATCAATATCTTTTGAAGTCAAAATTGCTCTAATGGGCAAGTATATGTATATACGGAGATGACCTCTCTATGAATATAGAAGAAGcaaatttcagatattttgcAATCTCCATACCACGCTCTCAATTGAAAAGATACTAGGAATTTtgtagaaatgaaaacaaaaattagagaATGCTGTACGAGTGCTTCAGAACCCCCAGATTTCCAGGAAAGACAAATTCAGTTTTTGGCGGTTATTCTTTAAGTAACTTTCTGGCCAATTGAATGGATTATGATAATGATGAAtatgttttgtctttttgacaaTTATAATTAGAGCCTTGAGTTTTGGGGAAACAAGTGTCAAATGTAGGAGAGAGTCTAAAGGCCCAACAATTCTGAGTCCCCACAAGTTCCTCTGCTCTCGTGGCCACAGGGGAGCCCCCAGAGGGTGCGTCTGTCTGGCTAGGTAGCAGACAGCCCAGCGCCACTGCGTCTGCACAAAGCCTCTCCctgtcctgccctcccccacGTGGTGATTCCGCAGCCCCCGTCCTGTTCTCCGTCCTGGGATAACAGGAGCCTGAGCCCAGAGGGTTAGCCCACTGGACCACCCTGCGGTCCTGCAGCATCCTCCTGTCTCTGCACACTCTCCTGTGGTGTGAGGGCCCTCGAGCCACAGGGTCtcctcccctgccaccccaggAGGCCGAGTCCTCAGATGATGTGGGCTGAGGGAGGAACTACCTCATCATGAAATATACACAAAGGGCGAGAGGAACCCCACTGCATCCCAGCACAACCCAGAGCCCCTCCCAGAGCCTTTCCTACCTCACAGGCCTCACGGGCCAACCTCCCGAAACACGGGACCTAGTCCCAGTCGCTTGGGAAGCCTGCATGCCCGGGATCCTTTCCCCAAACCCCAGAGCGCGTGTGCAAGTGACCCCATGGCGTGCGACCTACCCTCCCCTTTTTCATTCGCAGACAGGCCGCCACCCCGAGACCACTGAGGGCTGACGCTTCAGGGGCACCTGTCAGCCACCACGTGGCGGGTTTATCAGTCAAGCCCGCAGGCGCCATGATAACAACTGTCCAGGGGCTCGTCCGCGGACGCTGGTCCGACTGCTCACCCAGACACCTGGGCCAGCGTGACCACAGCCCAGACATGTTGTTCTTGGAAACACAGAGGACCATTTTCCATCTAGTAGCTGGCCTTCCAGTCAcgtttttagcttaaaaaaaaaatggttgcaGGAGAGTTTTTCAACCCTAACTGCAATCACACATCTATTAACTTTTCTAATGACCAGCACCCTCATTTGAAGTGTTCAGTTTCTCTTCGCTGGGAGTGAGTGACTTACTCTCATGTTTCTAAGTAAAAGAAACAGCATTTTAACCCCTTACTGTTCTCAGAACTCAGGACTAAAACAATAAAGTGTGTGATCCTTTTAGAGGTAACCTATTTGAAAATAACTTGGAAACCTGTTGCAAAACGTCAGTGCGGCTGGAAGGTTTGGCCCCAGATCTTTCCCAGCCACGGATCAAGTTCTCTCTTTTGCCCCCATAATCGCTCGTGTTCTTGTTGGACCTACAGCTTTTGAGAGCCATCCCTGTTGGGGTCGGCCAAGTGTACGGCTGCGACAACCCATGGACTGGAGGCATCTTCCTCATAGCTTTGTTCGTATCGTCACCTCTTATTTGCTTGCACGCCGCGATCGGATCCACCATGGGCATGTTAGCAGGTTAGTGCCACTATTAATTAACAGGATTTATTAATGGACCCTTTAATAATGGGCTGTCAGGGTGTTGTGTCTGGGGCCAGCTCCAAAAAAAATGGTGACGTGTCTTCAGTGCCCTACCTGCTTATTCCTGTAAACTTTTCCTCCTTCCAGGAACCATGTCGTTCCATTTTGGATGCCAGAGCCCCCCTGCATCCCTGAGCAAAAGCTGCCCTCTGGAGAGGCTTTGGTGTTAGTCATTTACACTTCAGTATAAATTTAAAGCCGGGGACGGGTTCCTTCCAGGCAGGTTTATATGTTAAGTCTTATCTCTAATCATGATAAGAAGCATATAGTCTCTGTAAGAGGGGGAGGTCCTCCAGTTTGGGCAGGAAAGGGACCTCTCTGGACCTGCAACTTCAGATATTAGATCATTACTCAAAAGGGTATCTTACCTGTCAGTGCTCAGCCACCGATATTTATGTGCCTCTAAGGCCATTTGTTTCCTGTAGTTGTTGTTTCCCTGAATAAAGTCAGAAGTCCTTTCTGTAAATACTTTGGGCTTTGTAACTGGTCTGGGCTCTGGGGACTGGGTGGGCTCGGGGCCGGCAGCCCCGCACTGCACTCAGCCTGTCTTCTCCCCCAGCTCTCACTCTGGCGACGCCCTTCGACTCCATCTACTTCGGCCTGTGTGGCTTCAACAGCACGCTGGCCTGCATCGCCATAGGGGGCATGTTCTACGTCATCACCTGGCAGACCCACGTCCTCGCCGTTGCCTGCGGTGGGTACCACCGGCGGGGCTCCCTTTCCACCTCAATGATGCCCGTGTCTGTCCTCGCAGAAAAACCACCCTGCGAAAACTCTGCTGCTCCCCCAAGGACAGAAGGGAGGATTTGTTTGCTGGATAaaagagtttttatttaaaattaagtgaTTCATATATTAAAGAGAATTTTCACCAGGCACAAAAAGTGTTCAGCCACATGAAGGCAGGCTTTTTAGATGGAGGTGGTCTGGCTGTTGCCCGTGGGCTGTGCCCTGCGAATGCTACCTTCCTGGCCAGTGATTGGAGCTTACTGACAGAGCAGCTCTTACGCAGATTAATCTTTCTGTGTGGAACTGGGTGACTTACATCATGTCAATCTCAAGCACCCAAACACTGCCTGTATGGTAATACTTCAAATCGTTCTCGGAAAAATGTTGCAGAACGTGGCCAGGATCACTACCAGCGAGCACTCAGTAACTGTCTGATACAGGTTTGCTGGTGTTAACGTCCAAGAGATAACGGGGATGCTTTTCGTTGAGAAGTCAAGGGCTGGGAAGCAAAGCCCATTGCTCCGGCCCGTTTTCACAGAACCGCACCTGTCACCAGTGCTTGGCACTTCCCAGGGGCCAGCCTGGGGGGGCCCTCCCCACCCAGAGCCTAGAAGACAAGGCAGCAGGTCTGTCTGGTCCTCCCCAGGCTTACAGAATGCTGCTCCTCCCTGGAAACCCACAGTATGTTAATAACTTGTGATGAAATATTCCAGCGGGGAGTTCTGGGATTCACTTAAGCCTTGGCTGCACAGTCAAATGTTCATTTATGCTTTATGCTGCTAAATGTCCCTTTGCTAGAATGCAAGGTGGTGGGACCCAGGAGAACCGTAACAGCTAAATCCTGGCCTTTTTTAACAAGGTTCGTCTGGTGTCTCAGTTGGGCCAGCATGTGTGTGGAATTTAACACTTCTCAAACCTGCCAAGCAATGGAAACacaactcagttttttttttcaatctgagaGAGAACATTTGGGGCATAAAAGGTATGGGGGAGACTATACAGACTAAGCTGGAGGCACCATTGGTCACCTGACTATCTCTCGGTTCTCTTCCAGCACTGTTTGCAGCCTACCTGGGCACCGCGCTGGCTAACGGGCTATCCGTGGTGAGTCATCTGGGCTGGGCACATGCCGCGCACTCACGGctcccccaaacccctcccccaggaagcccttCCCGATTCATCCCTCTTGTCTCAAATCGCACTTCCTGCCTCAGCACCCACGAGACGGAAGGAGCCGGGCCTCAAAAGTGTGAACATCAACACTGGTCAGTCTTGTCATCCGTGGGCCGGTAGGGCCCTGGCAGAAGGCCAGTTTGAGGGGCATTAGCTTGTCAATCAAACTCCTTGCTTGTAAATTTACAATAACCAAACTCCTCTACAACTAGTTTTAAATCTTCACTATTCGTATCTTCACTACGTTTCTAGGTTGTCTGCCCAACTAGCTTGTGGGCCAGTGTATATCTTTGTTCGTCCCAAAGCCACAGCCATGGAGAGGGGTCATGTGGGGAGGCGTCAGGGATGACAGGGAGCCAGGCCCCAGAGAAGCTGGGGCTGATGGCTGTGGGCATGCGCAGCTTTGTCCGAGAACCCTGCTTTGTCTGTGCCCCATGGAGGTGGTGCATGAGGTCAGGGGGAGCCGCACGGCCGGCCCCAGCCCCCCCACATACACGGgaggggccccagccccagccccagccccgagCACTCAGGGCTTAGACTGTAGGCAGTACCTCCCCCTCCATAAGGATGCAAGGCACAGCTCACATAGGCGACCAGGAAAAGTCCCGATGGTCCTGCAGGTGAGGGTGGAGATGGTCACTCCACTAACACCTGTTTAAATCCCTCCCTCGCCCTCAGTGAAATTGGCTGGTTTGGACATAGCACAGGAAGGGATTTTTTTAAGCAATAGAATCGGCCTTCACTGATGCCATCCTGTGTCCCCTGATGGACTAAgtccctcctctgggctctgtcAATTTTGTGGGCACGTCTGCTACAATGCTTGACAAGAAACACTGTAGCAAGTCCAGTCCCCATCACTCCTCTTCCACCTTTAGCCAATGTGCTCCTTGTCTTGATCCCTAGTACCTATTACAGCACtcagcatacagtaggtgctcaagaaacgTGGGATGAACGAAGCTCTAAGGGAGTGAGCCCCTCCCCATATATTAGAGCTGGGGCCAAACAGCCCATCATCAGACACACTGATGGAGGAGTCTGTCTCTGAGGCCCCTGTGCTCCAGGCTTTCCCATCTCTTCCTGCATCCACCCTTTCACCCACTTGTCCATCCCATAAATACGTGTCATGTGCTTTCCTTGGACAAGGCACCAGAAAGATGAAAACAGGAGGCTTTGACTCCTGACCAGAGGTATTTACAGGGTGACTGTCCCTCCCCTCTGTGTGCAGAGAAGTTACAGGTTATACCACCCAGTCCAGACATTTCTCAAAACAAAATCAAGTTTACTTTCTGGGTCCTTACAATGTTTAAGACACTGAGCTGACCTCtcggggattaaaaaaaaattgcaggctCTTAATTCACTCTGAAGGAATGAATCTTCAGTCTCCTTG is part of the Camelus bactrianus isolate YW-2024 breed Bactrian camel chromosome 30, ASM4877302v1, whole genome shotgun sequence genome and harbors:
- the SLC14A2 gene encoding urea transporter 2 isoform X6, encoding MDTMEESSEIKVETGVSKTSWIRSSLAASGKRIRKALGYITGEMKECGEGLKDKSPVFQFLDWVLRGMSQVMFVNNPLSGVLIVLGLFIQNPWWAIAGCLGTVMSTLAALILSQDRSAIAAGLHGYNGVLVGLLMAVFSDKGDYYWWLLLPVILMSMTCPILSSALGTIFSKWDLPVFTLPFNIAVTLYLAATGHYNLFFPTTLLQPISSVPNITWSEVQVPLLLRAIPVGVGQVYGCDNPWTGGIFLIALFVSSPLICLHAAIGSTMGMLAALTLATPFDSIYFGLCGFNSTLACIAIGGMFYVITWQTHVLAVACALFAAYLGTALANGLSVFGLPPCTWPFCLSALTFLLLTTNNPAIYRLPLSKVTYPEANRIYYLSQEKNRRASTITKYQAYDIS
- the SLC14A2 gene encoding urea transporter 2 isoform X7 translates to MSQVMFVNNPLSGVLIVLGLFIQNPWWAIAGCLGTVMSTLAALILSQDRSAIAAGLHGYNGVLVGLLMAVFSDKGDYYWWLLLPVILMSMTCPILSSALGTIFSKWDLPVFTLPFNIAVTLYLAATGHYNLFFPTTLLQPISSVPNITWSEVQVPLLLRAIPVGVGQVYGCDNPWTGGIFLIALFVSSPLICLHAAIGSTMGMLAALTLATPFDSIYFGLCGFNSTLACIAIGGMFYVITWQTHVLAVACALFAAYLGTALANGLSVFGLPPCTWPFCLSALTFLLLTTNNPAIYRLPLSKVTYPEANRIYYLSQEKNRRASTITKYQAYDIS